The following is a genomic window from Hymenobacter gelipurpurascens.
CTCGTCACGCACCGCTTAGCCGTTGACCCCGCGGCTCAAGGCCATGGCTTAGCGGTAGCGCTGCTGCAGCACGCCGAAAACTTGGCTACTGGCCTAGGCCTGCGCACCTTGCGAGTCGACACCAACTCCGAGAACCTGGCTACCCAGCGTCTCTTCCCCAGGCTGGGCTACCGCTACGCCGGCGAAATCACGTTGGGTTTCCGGCCCGGTTTGCGGTTTTTCTGCTACGAGAAACGGTTGGCCTAGCCTGGGCCGGATTACCGCTCAAACGGCCAGCGGCCCTGGCTTCTGCTCCACACCAGAAACGCTACCACACCGGCGGCCGTCACGCCCAGGGCGGAGAGAATCAGCATGGGGCCGGTGCTGTAGAGGATGAACAGCCACACGGCAATGGCTAGCACCACCGGCAGTGGGTAGAGCGGCATCCGGAACGGCAGGTCCTTGGTGCCCCGGCGGCGGCGCAACAGTACCAGGCCTACTGCCTGGCCTACGAACTGGATCAGGATGCGCATGGCCAAGATGGCGCTGATAACCTCGCCCAGCCGGAACAACAAGCTGAACACAAAGCCTACGCCGCCCAGAATCAGGAGCGAGACGTGCGGGAACTGCTTGGTAGGATGCAGGCGCCCGAAAACGGGGAGAAACTCGCCATCGGCGGCGGCGGCGTACGGAATGCGCGAGTAGCCGAGCAGCACCGCAAATAACGACGCAAAGGCCACCCACAGCACCAGCGCCGTAGCGGCTTTGGCGGCGGCCGCGCCGTAGAGCCTTTCCACAAACGTGCTTACAATGAACTCCGAGTGGCTGGCTTCCTGCCACGGAATCACGGTGCCCACACTCCAGTTGAGTAGCAGGTAGAGCGCCGCAATGCCCAGAATACTCAGGAAGATGCTGCGCGGAATCAGCTTGTGCGGCTCCTTCACCTCGCCGCCCAGGTGGCACACGTTGTAGTAGCCCAGGTAGCTATAAATTGTTTTGACGGCCGCCTGCCCCATAGCCGCCGATATCAGGATGCCTGGCAGCGCCGCTAGGCCACCGGCGGGCATCCAGGCCACCTCGTGGTTGGCGTGCGTGATTCCCCCGAAAATCAGCCAGCCCATGAGGCCCAGCACGCCCACCCAAAGCATTACGCCTAGCTTACCAATGTCCTCGATGCGGCGGTAGAGCAGTGCAATTAGCAGCAATACCACCACACCCGATACCAGCTTGGGCTGCCACCACTCCTGAAACGGCACCAGATAGCCAAAGTACTGCGCGAAGCCAATGGCCCCCGAGGCCAGCACCAGCGGCGCCTGAATCAGGGTTTGCCACACATACAGGAACGACATCAGCCGGCCCCACTTATGTTCGCCGTAGGCCAGTTTGAGGAAGCGGTAGGAGCCGCCCGCCTCCGGATATGCGGCTCCCAGCTCACTCCAGACCAAGCCATCCACGATACTCAGGCCGGCGCCCACCAGCCAGGCCAGCAGGAAGTACGGCCCCATGAACCCCATCACGAGCGGCAGGGTCACGAAGGGGCCGATGCCGACCATATCAATCATGTTGAGGGCGGTGGCTTGCACCAGGCCTAGGCGGCGTTGGAGCGGTGCGGCGGCAACAGGGGAGTCGGTAGAAGTTTGGGTCATGGGTCGTAAAAGTCGGATAAAACCAGATTGTTCAGCGCACAAGTTTGCACGGCCCCCAATGCGGCCCCGGCTGCCCGTAGGTCACTTCCCAAAACTGCTGCCTCAGCAGCGGTTGTTCCGCGTCGTAACCACTTAGAGCGCGACCATGAGCCAACCCAATCGTGGGGGCCGCGTACCCTGAGGATACGTTCTCACCTGTTCCTGCACCTATGGCTGGCAATTCTTCCTCTAAATTAGTTGTGTATGGGGCCATTGGCGCCAACCTAGCTATTGCGGCTTCCAAGTTCGTGGCGGCCTTTTTCACGGGCAGCGCCGCCATGATGTCGGAAGGCATTCACTCCCTGGTCGACAGCGGCAACGGCATGCTGATTTTGTTTGGCATGAACCGCAGCGCCCGGCCCGCCGATGCTCGCCACCCCTTCGGCTACAGCAAGGAAATCTACTTCTGGACCGTTATTGTGGCGGTTATGATTTTTGCGGTGGGCGGCGGCATGTCGCTTTACAAAGGCTATCAGTACATTCAGAATCCGGTTCCGCTCACTGATCCTACCTGGAACTACTGGGTGCTGGGGCTGGCCATTGTGTTCGAAGGAGTGGCCTGCACCCTGGCCTACCGGGAGTTCCGCAAGACCCAGGGCGACCACGGTTTCTGGCAAGCCCTGCGCCTGAGCAAAGACCCGGCAGTATTTGCCATTCTGCTCGAAGACCTGGCCGCGCTAGTAGGCCTATTGATTGCCCTGGCGGGTATTTTCTTCGGGCACCTGCTCAACAACCTGTACCTCGATGGCGCAGCTTCCATGGCTATCGGGGCACTGCTGGTGGGTATGGCCATATTCATGCTGCGCGAGACCAAAGGGCTGCTGATTGGGGAAGGCGCTGATGCCACCATGCTGCAAGATCTCTCGGTCATCACCCGCCAAGATGCCGCCGTGGTCTCTATGCACAACCCGCTCACCATGTACCTCGGCCCCCAGGATGCGGTGCTAGCCCTCGATGTAGAGTTTCATGACCACCTCTCGGCCGTGGAAATAGAACAGGCCGTTAGCCGGCTCCAGGCCAGCATCCAAACCAAGCATCCGCAGTTCCGGCGCGTCTTCATTGAGGCGGCCGCGCCGCCAACCCCGGTTTAGTGAGTTGCGTACGACGGGCAGACTGCTGTACTTAGCGGTTTCAACCTATTTCCTCTTGCATGTCTGCGGGTTCTTCTAAAATCGCCATTTACGGGGCCATTGGCGCCAATATTGCCATTGCCATTGCCAAGTTTGTGGCCGCCTTCTTTACCGGCAGCTCGGCTATGCTTTCCGAGGGCATCCACTCCCTAGTAGACAGCGGCAACGGCCTGTTGATTTTGTTTGGGGTGAAGCAGGCCGAAAAGCCCGCCGATGCCCGCCACCCCTTCGGGCGCAGCAAGGAGCTGTATTTCTGGTCCCTGATTGTAGCCATTCTGGTATTTTCCGTGGGCGGCGGCATGTCGTTTTACGAGGGCGTGGAGCACTTGCGCAACCCGTCGCCCATTACCGATCCCACCTGGAATTACTGGGTACTGGGCCTCTCCATGCTGTTTGAAGGCATTTCCTGCTTTCTAGCGTTCCGCGAGTTCAACAAAGACCGCGGCGACTCCGGCTTCTGGGCCACGCTCGGGCGCAGCAAAGACCCTTCGGTTTTTGCCATTCTGATGGAAGACCTGGCCGCGCTGCTGGGCCTAGTCATTGCCCTGGCTGGCGTGTATTTTGGGCATCTGC
Proteins encoded in this region:
- a CDS encoding cation diffusion facilitator family transporter, encoding MAGNSSSKLVVYGAIGANLAIAASKFVAAFFTGSAAMMSEGIHSLVDSGNGMLILFGMNRSARPADARHPFGYSKEIYFWTVIVAVMIFAVGGGMSLYKGYQYIQNPVPLTDPTWNYWVLGLAIVFEGVACTLAYREFRKTQGDHGFWQALRLSKDPAVFAILLEDLAALVGLLIALAGIFFGHLLNNLYLDGAASMAIGALLVGMAIFMLRETKGLLIGEGADATMLQDLSVITRQDAAVVSMHNPLTMYLGPQDAVLALDVEFHDHLSAVEIEQAVSRLQASIQTKHPQFRRVFIEAAAPPTPV
- a CDS encoding cation diffusion facilitator family transporter — protein: MSAGSSKIAIYGAIGANIAIAIAKFVAAFFTGSSAMLSEGIHSLVDSGNGLLILFGVKQAEKPADARHPFGRSKELYFWSLIVAILVFSVGGGMSFYEGVEHLRNPSPITDPTWNYWVLGLSMLFEGISCFLAFREFNKDRGDSGFWATLGRSKDPSVFAILMEDLAALLGLVIALAGVYFGHLLNNPYFDGGASICIGILLVSVAIFLIYKTKGLLVGEGVDDETLDALETLARQQRGVEQVRRPLTMYLGPHDVVLALDVEFHDHLSAVEVERTVDALQDAIRAKFPEFKRIFIEAKGLSGKSRSPLPTDQPVSPQI
- a CDS encoding APC family permease, yielding MTQTSTDSPVAAAPLQRRLGLVQATALNMIDMVGIGPFVTLPLVMGFMGPYFLLAWLVGAGLSIVDGLVWSELGAAYPEAGGSYRFLKLAYGEHKWGRLMSFLYVWQTLIQAPLVLASGAIGFAQYFGYLVPFQEWWQPKLVSGVVVLLLIALLYRRIEDIGKLGVMLWVGVLGLMGWLIFGGITHANHEVAWMPAGGLAALPGILISAAMGQAAVKTIYSYLGYYNVCHLGGEVKEPHKLIPRSIFLSILGIAALYLLLNWSVGTVIPWQEASHSEFIVSTFVERLYGAAAAKAATALVLWVAFASLFAVLLGYSRIPYAAAADGEFLPVFGRLHPTKQFPHVSLLILGGVGFVFSLLFRLGEVISAILAMRILIQFVGQAVGLVLLRRRRGTKDLPFRMPLYPLPVVLAIAVWLFILYSTGPMLILSALGVTAAGVVAFLVWSRSQGRWPFER